Proteins encoded by one window of Xiphophorus couchianus chromosome 13, X_couchianus-1.0, whole genome shotgun sequence:
- the airim gene encoding AFG2-interacting ribosome maturation factor isoform X2 — MESLGNLGEQMNALSRVRVSDTPLRAFPDLQERLQFQLLQAVDLLLQRLRDRMSCLQSIRDSVGGHVSAALQLYQDSADGLDVAVATQRSSVAPSLADMLEWLQDAERFYRRQFLQRKTLLLTLRRDDRAQLEGAAKAWRSLDSPDAEQQITDNLCRLAFFLESQ; from the exons ATGGAGTCTCTGGGGAACCTGGGGGAGCAGATGAATGCTCTGTCCCGGGTCCGGGTCTCCGACACGCCGCTCCGGGCGTTCCCGGACCTCCAGGAGCGGCTGCAGTtccagctgctgcaggctgtggacctgctgctgcagagactCAGGGACAGGAT GTCCTGCCTCCAGTCCATCAGGGACTCCGTCGGCGGCCATGTTTCTGCCGCCCTGCAGCTCTACCAGGACTCTGCAGACGGCCTGGATGTTGCCGTGGCGACACAGCGCTCCTCCGTCGCTCCGTCGCTCGCCGACATGTTGGAGTGGCTTCAGGACGCCGAGCGTTTCTACAGACGGCA GTTCCTGCAGAGGAAGACTCTGCTGCTGACGCTGAGGCGGGACGACCGCGCGCAGCTGGAGGGCGCGGCCAAGGCCTGGAGGAGTCTGGACTCTCCTGATGCAGAGCAGCAAATCACAG ATAATCTGTGCAGACTGGCCTTCTTCCTGGAGTCCCAGTGA
- the cldn35 gene encoding claudin-4 encodes MVNTGMQLISFTCAVTGWIMAIAVTALPQWKVSAFIGNNILTSEMKWEGIWMNCVYQTTGHMQCKTYDSMLALPPDIQAARALMCLAIFMGWLSCTVSCCGMKCTTCAGDDRRAKAGIALAGGVLFILTGLCVLIPVSWTANTVVQDFYNPNVPVMHKRELGQAIYLGWAAAVILMISGAVLSSTCPLMERGGRYRRGYIGRSFANSPAPEPPKPIASNSLPMKEYV; translated from the coding sequence ATGGTGAACACGGGGATGCAGCTGATCAGCTTCACCTGCGCGGTGACGGGCTGGATCATGGCCATCGCCGTGACGGCGCTGCCGCAGTGGAAGGTGTCGGCGTTCATCGGGAACAACATCCTGACGTCGGAGATGAAGTGGGAGGGAATCTGGATGAACTGCGTGTACCAGACCACCGGACACATGCAGTGCAAGACCTACGACTCCATGCTGGCGCTGCCGCCCGACATCCAGGCGGCGCGCGCCCTCATGTGCCTCGCCATCTTCATGGGCTGGCTGTCCTGCACCGTGTCCTGCTGCGGCATGAAGTGCACCACCTGCGCCGGCGACGACCGCCGCGCCAAGGCCGGCATCGCGCTGGCCGGCGGCGTCCTCTTCATCCTGACGGGGCTGTGCGTCCTCATCCCCGTCTCCTGGACCGCCAACACCGTGGTGCAGGACTTCTACAACCCAAACGTTCCCGTCATGCACAAGCGGGAGCTGGGCCAGGCCATCTACCTGGGCTGGGCCGCCGCCGTCATCCTGATGATCAGCGGCGCCGTCCTGAGCAGCACCTGCCCTCTGATGGAGCGCGGCGGCCGCTACCGCCGAGGGTACATCGGCAGGAGCTTTGCCAACTCGCCGGCGCCAGAGCCGCCGAAGCCCATCGCCTCCAACAGCCTACCGATGAAGGAGTACGTgtag
- the cdca8 gene encoding borealin isoform X1, giving the protein MAPRKRTTRQQKNSLKTAKLEAFLQDFDHEVKTRVDRMREKIDHLLKDVDNNYNMALIKLPRAVRQQVWLQLCSNPDKSNTAEVDNVKRQEEAAILESMVVEDHAVLLKSAKKTTRKKGRAKSGCDENVLNSTRKTRTARKPPSTTKRSKVLGVSKEGSTIRRSNRKPLVTPARNLLDSSLMMGSTPLITPRFDPRLPKTPAVRVPRHKERVFSMSVNGSPIQAGSDIIINVPVANGESIQLLASEMDSLDLKLLDESALRSIRLLKNRLTTLCGPSE; this is encoded by the exons ATGGCTCCCAGGAAAAGAACCACGaggcagcagaaaaacagcttGAAAACGGCTAAGCTGGAGGCTTTTCTGCAGGACTTCGACCATGAAG TGAAGACCAGAGTGGACCGGATGAGGGAGAAGATCGACCATTTACTGAAGGACGTGGATAACAACTACAACATGGCTCTGATCAAGCTGCCCAGAGCCGTGAGGCAGCAGGTCtggctgcagctctgcagca ATCCAGACAAATCCAACACTGCAGAGGTAGACAATGTAAAG aggcaggaggaggccGCCATCTTGGAGAGCATGGTGGTGGAGGACCATGCCGTCCTCCTCAAGTCCGCCAAGAAAA CCACCAGGAAGAAAGGCAGAGCCAAGTCCGGCTGTGACGAAAACGTCCTGAACTCCACCAGGAAG ACCCGGACAGCCAGAAAGCCCCCGTCTACaacaaagaggtcaaaggttcTGGGTGTGAGCAAGGAGGGCAGCACCATCAGACG CTCCAACAGGAAGCCTCTGGTGACCCCGGCCCGGAACCTGCTGGACTCCTCCCTGATGATGGGCTCCACCCCCCTCATCACGCCGCGCTTCGACCCCAG ACTGCCGAAGACGCCCGCTGTCAGAGTCCCGCGCCACAAGGAACGGGTCTTCAGCATGTCGGTCAACGGCTCCCCCATTCAggcaggaagtgacatcatcaTCAACGTTCCAGTCGCCAATGGAGAG AGCATCCAGCTGCTGGCCAGTGAGATGGACTCTCTGGACCTGAAGCTGCTGGACGAGTCGGCGCTGAGGAGCATCCGGCTGCTGAAG AACCGCCTGACCACGCTCTGCGGCCCGTCGGAGTAG
- the airim gene encoding AFG2-interacting ribosome maturation factor isoform X1: MSLQGAVRRSFVALRDQRAAWRSVLEECDPLMESLGNLGEQMNALSRVRVSDTPLRAFPDLQERLQFQLLQAVDLLLQRLRDRMSCLQSIRDSVGGHVSAALQLYQDSADGLDVAVATQRSSVAPSLADMLEWLQDAERFYRRQFLQRKTLLLTLRRDDRAQLEGAAKAWRSLDSPDAEQQITDNLCRLAFFLESQ; this comes from the exons ATGTCCCTGCAGGGGGCGGTCAGGAGGAGCTTCGTGGCTCTCCGGGACCAGCGGGCGGCGTGGAGGAGCGTGCTGGAGGAGTGCGACCCGCTCATGGAGTCTCTGGGGAACCTGGGGGAGCAGATGAATGCTCTGTCCCGGGTCCGGGTCTCCGACACGCCGCTCCGGGCGTTCCCGGACCTCCAGGAGCGGCTGCAGTtccagctgctgcaggctgtggacctgctgctgcagagactCAGGGACAGGAT GTCCTGCCTCCAGTCCATCAGGGACTCCGTCGGCGGCCATGTTTCTGCCGCCCTGCAGCTCTACCAGGACTCTGCAGACGGCCTGGATGTTGCCGTGGCGACACAGCGCTCCTCCGTCGCTCCGTCGCTCGCCGACATGTTGGAGTGGCTTCAGGACGCCGAGCGTTTCTACAGACGGCA GTTCCTGCAGAGGAAGACTCTGCTGCTGACGCTGAGGCGGGACGACCGCGCGCAGCTGGAGGGCGCGGCCAAGGCCTGGAGGAGTCTGGACTCTCCTGATGCAGAGCAGCAAATCACAG ATAATCTGTGCAGACTGGCCTTCTTCCTGGAGTCCCAGTGA
- the cdca8 gene encoding borealin isoform X2, translating to MAPRKRTTRQQKNSLKTAKLEAFLQDFDHEVKTRVDRMREKIDHLLKDVDNNYNMALIKLPRAVRQQVWLQLCSNPDKSNTAEVDNVKRQEEAAILESMVVEDHAVLLKSAKKTTRKKGRAKSGCDENVLNSTRKTRTARKPPSTTKRSKVLGVSKEGSTIRRKPLVTPARNLLDSSLMMGSTPLITPRFDPRLPKTPAVRVPRHKERVFSMSVNGSPIQAGSDIIINVPVANGESIQLLASEMDSLDLKLLDESALRSIRLLKNRLTTLCGPSE from the exons ATGGCTCCCAGGAAAAGAACCACGaggcagcagaaaaacagcttGAAAACGGCTAAGCTGGAGGCTTTTCTGCAGGACTTCGACCATGAAG TGAAGACCAGAGTGGACCGGATGAGGGAGAAGATCGACCATTTACTGAAGGACGTGGATAACAACTACAACATGGCTCTGATCAAGCTGCCCAGAGCCGTGAGGCAGCAGGTCtggctgcagctctgcagca ATCCAGACAAATCCAACACTGCAGAGGTAGACAATGTAAAG aggcaggaggaggccGCCATCTTGGAGAGCATGGTGGTGGAGGACCATGCCGTCCTCCTCAAGTCCGCCAAGAAAA CCACCAGGAAGAAAGGCAGAGCCAAGTCCGGCTGTGACGAAAACGTCCTGAACTCCACCAGGAAG ACCCGGACAGCCAGAAAGCCCCCGTCTACaacaaagaggtcaaaggttcTGGGTGTGAGCAAGGAGGGCAGCACCATCAGACG GAAGCCTCTGGTGACCCCGGCCCGGAACCTGCTGGACTCCTCCCTGATGATGGGCTCCACCCCCCTCATCACGCCGCGCTTCGACCCCAG ACTGCCGAAGACGCCCGCTGTCAGAGTCCCGCGCCACAAGGAACGGGTCTTCAGCATGTCGGTCAACGGCTCCCCCATTCAggcaggaagtgacatcatcaTCAACGTTCCAGTCGCCAATGGAGAG AGCATCCAGCTGCTGGCCAGTGAGATGGACTCTCTGGACCTGAAGCTGCTGGACGAGTCGGCGCTGAGGAGCATCCGGCTGCTGAAG AACCGCCTGACCACGCTCTGCGGCCCGTCGGAGTAG